From the genome of Spirochaetota bacterium, one region includes:
- the hoxU gene encoding bidirectional hydrogenase complex protein HoxU produces the protein MSVLTLTINDIQCTGREGQTILDIIKENKISLPVLCDLKGLTPVAACRLCLVEVKGIPKLVPACTTKIQEGMVVYTDSEKLRNYRRMIVELLFAEGNHICASCVVNGYCELQNLGYMVGMESVRFDYLWQLFQIDASHPRYVMDQSKCVKCTRCIRVCDEVEGAHVWDLKGRGINVRVISGLDEPWGQVKECTQCGKCVQVCPVGALFEKTATTSEMIKDRSFLERILEGREAKIWVR, from the coding sequence ATGAGTGTCTTAACTTTAACTATTAATGATATTCAATGCACTGGTAGAGAAGGACAAACGATTCTTGATATCATCAAAGAGAATAAAATATCTCTACCGGTTCTATGTGATCTGAAAGGTCTTACACCAGTTGCGGCTTGTAGGCTCTGTCTAGTTGAAGTAAAGGGAATTCCAAAACTTGTTCCTGCATGCACTACCAAAATTCAGGAGGGAATGGTAGTTTATACAGATAGTGAAAAATTAAGAAATTATCGTAGGATGATAGTGGAACTGCTTTTCGCTGAAGGTAATCATATCTGTGCTTCCTGTGTTGTGAACGGATACTGTGAATTACAGAACCTAGGCTACATGGTAGGGATGGAGAGTGTAAGATTTGACTATTTGTGGCAGTTGTTCCAAATAGACGCTTCGCATCCTAGATACGTAATGGACCAAAGCAAATGTGTCAAATGCACTAGATGTATAAGAGTTTGCGATGAGGTTGAGGGAGCTCATGTTTGGGACCTTAAGGGTAGGGGAATAAATGTAAGAGTCATTTCTGGTCTTGACGAACCTTGGGGTCAGGTTAAGGAATGCACTCAATGTGGTAAATGTGTTCAAGTTTGTCCTGTTGGGGCATTATTTGAAAAAACTGCTACAACTTCAGAAATGATAAAGGATAGATCTTTCCTAGAAAGAATCCTTGAAGGTAGGGAGGCTAAAATATGGGTAAGGTAA